The Carassius gibelio isolate Cgi1373 ecotype wild population from Czech Republic chromosome A24, carGib1.2-hapl.c, whole genome shotgun sequence genome window below encodes:
- the LOC127946534 gene encoding B-cell receptor CD22-like, with protein sequence MDCTALAPGMSVFSFMVFLFLPMQAVPNFHATLPGRINALSGSCVQIPCTFEAPEDELKNTKNISGCWMKKDHAFLNPESLVVFNGTSNTIKGFNYIEIIGNLSQLDCTTVFYDVMNNHTDNYYFRVEMKPVNWYYSYTSPSYISVSDVPKRPILTPNDLQEVMEEGTVNLSCSAEAPCPKQPPAISWSNIPDSASITLKLQKNTDKTQSVFSHMTFKASYKDHRKNISCTATYPRNRSNDSTVETIMMLKVLFSPKETHIIIDPSDSISVGTNVTLTCKSKASPNEMNYTWFKRGQEKELDFGEQLTLNVNRRSEGWYFCTAKNIHGNQTSEEIQLIVAGSASLESLSLIIGCVGGISAFLFIFLLVMIFLRVQRVKASVIRETDISDQSQEKHVQVNSVYANSGFAMGEELKTPKDENDMIHYGEVYFSTLQTKSTTEKISGLETIYAEVCGSGKH encoded by the exons ATGGACTGTACTGCTTTAG CACCTGGGATGTCTGTCTTTTCTTTCATGGTTTTTCTATTCTTACCAATGCAAGCAG tacCTAATTTTCATGCAACACTACCTGGCAGAATAAACGCACTGAGTGGCTCTTGTGTGCAGATACCTTGTACATTTGAAGCACCAGAGGACGAACTAaagaacacaaaaaatatatctggcTGTTGGATGAAGAAAGACCACGCTTTTCTAAATCCAGAGAGTTTGGTTGTTTTCAATGGAACTTCAAACACCATAAAAGGATTTAATTATATAGAAATAATTGGAAATCTTAGTCAGCTTGATTGTACCACAGTTTTCTATGATGTCATGAACAATCATACAGACAATTACTACTTCAGGGTGGAAATGAAACCAGTTAACTGGTATTATTCGTATACCAGTCCCAGCTACATTTCTGTCTCCG ATGTACCGAAACGTCCTATCCTTACACCCAATGATCTGCAAGAAGTGATGGAGGAAGGAACAGTCAATCTAAGCTGCTCTGCAGAAGCCCCCTGCCCCAAACAACCCCCTGCAATATCCTGGTCTAACATCCCTGATTCTGCCAGCATTACACTAAAGTTACAGAAGAATACTGATAAAACCCAGTCAGTGTTTTCACACATGACCTTCAAAGCTTCATACAAAGATCACAGAAAGAACATCTCATGTACTGCTACATATCCAAGAAATAGATCCAATGACTCGACTGTAGAGACCATCATGATGCTAAAAGTCCTGT TTTCTCCAAAAGAAACTCACATCATCATTGATCCATCTGATTCAATCTCCGTTGGCACTAATGTGACTTTGACCTGCAAAAGCAAAGCCAGTCCAAATGAAATGAACTACACTTGGTTCAAACGTGGACAGGAGAAAGAGCTGGATTTTGGAGAACAACTAACCTTGAATGTAAATAGGAGGAGTGAGGGCTGGTACTTTTGCACTGCAAAGAACATACATGGTAACCAGACATCAGAAGAGATCCAGCTGATTGTGGCAG GTTCTGCTTCCTTAGAATCATTGTCTTTAATCATTGGCTGTGTCGGAGGAATTTCAGCATTTCTGTTTATATTTCTTCTGGTAATGATTTTCCTAAG AGTGCAAAGAGTAAAGGCATCCGTTATTAGGGAAACTGACATCTCAGATCAG AGTCAGGAAAAACATGTGCAGGTCAACTCTGTTTATGCTAATAGTGGTTTTGCGATGGGTGAAGAGCTAAAGACGCCAAAGGATGAGAATGACATGATCCACTACGGAGAGGTTTACTTCTCCACTCTCCAAACCAAAAGCACCACAGAGAAGATCTCTGGACTCGAAACAATATATGCCGAGGTCTGTGGTTCAGGGAAGCATTAG
- the LOC127946346 gene encoding flap endonuclease 1, producing MGIHGLAKLIADHAPSAIKEQDIKNYFGRKIAIDASMCIYQFLIAVRQDGNVLQNEDGETTSHLMGMFYRTIRMLESGIKPVYVFDGKPPQLKSGELEKRGERRAEAEKLLAQAQEAGEQENIDKFSKRLVKVTKQHNEECKKLLTLMGVPYVDAPCEAEASCAALVKSGKVYATATEDMDGLTFGTTVLLRHLTASEAKKLPVQEFHFSRILQEMGVTHQQFIDLCILLGCDYCGTIKGIGPKRAIDLIKQHGSIEEILENIDPNKHPAPEDWLYKEARSLFLEPEVIDGSTVDLKWNEPDEDGLIQFMCAEKQFSEDRIRNGCKKITKSRQASTQGRLDTFFTVTGSISSKRKEPEIKGSAKKKQKTSATPGKFKKGK from the exons ATGGGAATTCATGGACTTGCGAAGCTCATCGCAGATCATGCGCCTTCAGCCATCAAGGAACAGGACATCAAAAACTACTTCG GGAGGAAAATTGCTATTGATGCGTCCATGTGCATCTACCAGTTTCTGATCGCGGTCAGACAGGACGGTAATGTGTTGCAGAATGAAGATGGAGAGACCACTAG CCACCTCATGGGCATGTTCTACAGGACCATCCGGATGCTGGAGAGCGGCATCAAGCCGGTTTATGTGTTTGATGGAAAGCCCCCTCAGCTGAAGTCAGGAGAG CTGGAGAAGAGAGGCGAGAGACGAGCCGAGGCTGAGAAACTCCTAGCTCAGGCACAAGAAGCAG GTGAACAGGAAAACATTGATAAGTTCAGTAAGCGACTAGTGAAGGTTACCAAACAACACAACGAGGAATGCAAGAAGTTACTTACTCTAATGGGAGTCCCATACGTTGAT GCTCCGTGTGAGGCGGAGGCGAGCTGTGCTGCTCTGGTGAAATCAGGGAAGGTTTATGCCACAGCCACAGAAGATATGGATGGACTGACATTTGGGACGACAGTCCTGTTGAGGCATCTGACAGCCAGTGAAGCAAA AAAGCTCCCTGTCCAAGAGTTTCATTTCAGTCGTATTCTACAGGAAATGGGTGTGACGCATCAACAG TTCATTGACCTGTGTATCCTATTGGGCTGTGACTACTGCGGCACTATTAAAGGAATCGGACCCAAGAGGGCAATCGACCTCATTAAACAGCACGGCTCTATTGAAGAGATTCTTGAGAATATTGACCCAAAT AAGCACCCAGCTCCAGAGGACTGGCTGTATAAAGAGGCTCGGAGTCTCTTCTTGGAGCCTGAGGTCATAGATGGATCCACTGTTGATCTGAAGTGGAACGAACCTGACGAGGATGGACTGATTCAGTTCATGTGTGCTGAGAAACAGTTCAG TGAGGATCGTATCCGTAACGGCTGTAAGAAGATCACGAAGAGTAGACAGGCAAGCACCCAGGGCAGACTGGACACATTCTTTACTGTAACCGGATCGATCTCCTCTAAGAGAAAG GAGCCTGAAATAAAAGGATCTGCTAAAAAGAAGCAGAAGACGAGTGCTACACCAGGCAAATTCAAGAAGGGTAAATGA
- the LOC127946345 gene encoding transmembrane 9 superfamily member 1-like → MTRRLNFSGPCVAGRSMRLCVLILCLLPHFGWAVSYKQGDPVILYVNKVGPYHNPQETYHYYTLPVCRPKEVRHKALSLGEVLDGDRMAESLYNIRFKENTERQTLCKLTLSEKEVDQLREAIEELYYFEFVLDDIPFWGFVGYMEESGFLPHSHKVGLWTHLDLNIEYNGDSVIFANVSVKDVKPEPLEEGGGGAGHGVGGGGLTLTHTYSVRWFESTLPHSRRAERLRDYSFFPKTLEIHWLSIINSLVLVVLLLGFVIIILMRVLKNDFARYNVEEDGGCDDLDQGDNGWKIIHTDVFRFPPHKSLLCAVLGVGAQFLTLATGIIVMALLGMFNVHRHGAINSAAIVLYALTSCVSGYCSCSFYTQIQGQRWVWNIILTSALFSAPLFFTWSVVNSVHWWSGSTQALPATTVLLLLGAWVLVGFPLTVIGGIVGKNRAGNFQAPCRTRNIARQIPQQPWYKRTAVHMAIGGFLPFSAISVELYYIFATAWGREHYTLYGILLCVFAILLSVGACISVALTYFLLSGEDYRWWWRSVLSTGSTGIFIFVYSLFYYHNRSNMSGLVQSVEFFGYSLLTAFVFSLMLGTVSFWASLAFIRYIYRSLKMD, encoded by the exons ATGACCCGAAGACTGAACTTTTCAGGCCCGTGCGTCGCTGGTCGATCCATGAGGCTCTGTGTGCTGATTCTGTGCCTGCTGCCTCACTTCGGCTGGGCAGTCAGTTACAAACAAGGCGATCCGGTGATCCTGTACGTTAACAAAGTTGGTCCTTATCACAACCCCCAGGAAACCTATCACTATTACACCTTGCCAGTCTGTAGACCAAAAGAG GTCCGTCATAAAGCCTTGAGTCTGGGAGAGGTGTTGGATGGAGACCGTATGGCTGAGTCTCTTTACAACATCCGCTTCAAGGAAAACACTGAGAGACAGACGCTGTGCAAACTCACTCTCTCTGAGAAAGAG GTGGATCAGTTGCGAGAGGCGATCGAGGAGCTGTATTACTTCGAGTTTGTCCTAGATGACATTCCCTTCTGGGGTTTCGTGGGATACATGGAAGAGAGTGGATTCCTTCCTCACAGCCACAAG GTGGGGTTGTGGACACACTTGGACTTAAATATAGAGTACAACGGTGACTCTGTGATCTTCGCCAACGTGTCTGTGAAGGACGTGAAGCCGGAGCCGTTAGAGGAGGGTGGGGGAGGGGCAGGCCATGGTGTCGGCGGCGGTGGTCTGACGCTCACTCACACCTACAGCGTGCGCTGGTTTGAGAGTACGCTGCCCCATTCGCGGAGGGCAGAGCGCCTTCGAGACTATTCCTTCTTTCCTAAGACTCTGGAGATCCACTGGCTGTCCATCATCAACTCATTAGTGCTGGTGGTGCTGCTGCTGGGCTtcgtcatcatcatcctcatgagGGTGCTGAAGAACGACTTCGCCAG GTATAATGTAGAGGAAGATGGCGGCTGTGACGACCTGGATCAGGGGGATAATGGATGGAAAATCATCCACACCGATGTCTTTCGCTTCCCACCACATAAGAGCCTCCTGTGTGCTGTGTTAGGGGTCGGGGCGCAGTTTCTGACTCTGGCCACAG gaaTCATTGTCATGGCACTGCTGGGGATGTTTAATGTCCATCGTCATGGTGCCATAAACTCGGCAGCGATTGTATTGTACGCTCTGACCAGCTGTGTGTCAGGTTACTGTTCCTGCAGCTTCTACACACAGATTCAGGGCCAGCGCTGGGTCTGGAATATTATACTCACCTCCGCGCTCTTCTCTG CCCCTCTGTTTTTCACCTGGAGCGTGGTGAACTCTGTCCACTGGTGGAGTGGCTCGACTCAGGCCCTGCCTGCCACCACTGTGCTCCTGCTGCTTGGTGCCTGGGTGCTGGTGGGTTTCCCCCTCACCGTCATTGGTGGAATCGTTGGAAAGAACAGAGCAGGCAACTTCCAGGCCCCGTGTCGCACACGTAACATAGCTCGCCAGATCCCCCAGCAGCCCTGGTACAAACGCACAGCTGTGCACATGGCCATCGGAGGATTCCTGCCTTTCAG TGCCATTTCAGTAGAACTGTACTACATCTTTGCCACGGCGTGGGGTCGTGAACACTACACTCTCTACGGCATCCTGCTGTGCGTGTTTGCCATCCTGCTCTCGGTGGGCGCCTGCATCTCTGTGGCCCTCACCTACTTCCTGCTCTCAGGCGAGGACTACCGCTGGTGGTGGAGAAGTGTTCTTAGCACCGGCTCCACTGGCATCTTTATATTCGTTTACTCTCTCTTCTACTACCACAATCGCTCCAACATGAGCGGCCTTGTACAGAGCGTCGAATTCTTCGGATATTCGTTGCTCACTGCGTTCGTTTTCTCGCTCATGCTGGGAACGGTCTCCTTCTGGGCTTCGCTGGCTTTTATCCGTTACATCTACCGTAGCCTTAAGATGGACTGA
- the LOC127946347 gene encoding distal-less-like protein DLX-3, whose translation MADWKMPVSYNFNPSYHAYAYGLMYPQVSEHGHPNLSWAEAACTNSGGVTATYYPAQTAQQSPPWSPENGSASNYGQYPSHAQNGRLFLSYNKTEPDPKAKDAEQAGSDTPSDSEAHTPDSWSSGSSREGVALTNLNLLSWGERDYETDSGSPDGGELISSGSAAREEPVSLNLGVEALPPLPALTTPPARPPTQTRKTRAAFSDEQMNALIHRFNIQRYLTPAEMKTLAGATGLTYKQVKTWFQNRRMKLKRHQRDRSWMTERYVISAVPSTPAPHSLFQSETPRATQDPYSNPQVKESVFKRSPPQTPFYPSYPQPRSPSQTTTRPPGNWPLPPAVTHYEFPNSVSYMQARDGSDAMNKADSPTPVPPMLGDAQWTTK comes from the exons ATGGCGGATTGGAAGATGCCAGTGAGTTACAACTTCAACCCATCTTATCACGCATATGCTTATGGGCTCATGTACCCGCAAGTGTCTGAACACGGACACCCGAATCTGAGCTGGGCCGAGGCCGCGTGCACTAACTCCGGCGGGGTCACCGCGACCTATTACCCCGCTCAAACCGCACAGCAGTCGCCACCCTGGAGCCCGGAGAACGGCAGTGCCAGCAACTACGGCCAGTATCCGAGCCACGCGCAGAACGGACGCCTCTTCCTCTCCTATAATAAGACTGAGCCCGATCCGAAGGCGAAAGATGCAGAGCAGGCCGGAAGCGATACACCCAGTGATTCAGAGGCCCATACGCCAG ATTCCTGGAGCTCAGGCAGCAGTCGTGAGGGGGTTGCTCTGACCAACCTCAATCTTCTCTCCTGGGGAGAGCGGGACTATGAAACTGACAGTGGCAGTCCTGACGGGGGAGAACTGATCTCGTCTGGCTCTGCAGCGAGAGAGGAGCCAGTGAGTCTGAATCTGGGGGTGGAAGCCTTGCCTCCCCTGCCTGCTTTGACCACACCTCCAGCCCGACCTCCAACCCAGACCCGCAAGACCCGGGCTGCCTTCTCTGATGAGCAGATGAATGCTCTCATCCACCGGTTTAATATCCAGAGATATCTCACCCCTGCTGAGATGAAGACACTTGCTGGAGCGACGGGACTAACGTACAAACAG GTGAAAACGTGGTTTCAAAACCGTAGGATGAAACTCAAGAGGCATCAAAGAGATCGCAGCTGGATGACGGAGAGATACGTCATCAGTGCTGTACCCAGCACACCAGCTCCTCACTCTCTG TTTCAGTCTGAAACCCCTCGGGCAACCCAAGACCCCTACAGTAACCCTCAGGTGAAGGAGTCTGTGTTCAAGAGGAGTCCTCCTCAAACACCCTTCTATCCCAGCTACCCACAGCCACGCTCTCCTTCCCAAACCACCACGAGACCCCCGGGAAACTGGCCTCTGCCCCCAGCTGTGACGCACTATGAGTTTCCCAACTCCGTTAGCTACATGCAAGCGCGTGATGGCAGCGATGCCATGAACAAAGCAGACAGCCCTACTCCAGTGCCACCCATGCTTGGTGATGCCCAGTGGACAACCAAATGA